The sequence below is a genomic window from Flavobacterium sediminilitoris.
TCCTCTTAACACCAAATAACTGTCCATTGGACCTAAAGTTCCTCCTGTTGCAAATTGAGCAAAATGTAGTTTTTCACCCAATTCTTTATCTTTAACTATTAAAGCACCAGCAATAACATCACTATGTCCACCTAAATATTTTGTAGCCGAATGCATAACAATATCTGCCCCTAAATCTAATGGTTTTTGTAAATAAGGTGTTGCAAAAGTATTATCAACTGCAAAAAGGAGGTTGTGTTTTTTAGTAATTTTTGAAATTTCAGCAATATCAGCTAATTTCATTAATGGATTTGTAGGAGTTTCAACCCAAACTAATTTTGTGTTTTCATTAATAAGAGATTCTAATTTTTGCAAATCAGTCATATCTACAAAATGGAATTTTATTCCAAAATCTTGATAAATACGAGCAAACATTCTATAAGTTCCACCATATAAATCATCCATTGCAATAACTTCATCATTTGGCTTAAGCAACTTCATTACAGAATCTGTAGCTGCCAAACCAGAAGCAAAAGCCAATCCTCTTGTACCATTTTCTATACTTGCCAAAGCATCTTCTAAGGCCGTTCTTGTTGGGTTTGCTGCTCTTGAATACTCGTATTCTCCAACAGGTTTTCCAGGACTTGTTTGTGCGTAAGTTGATGTTTGAAAAACAGGTGGCATAACAGAACCTGTTACTTTTTCATGATGTTGACCTCCGTGTATAGTTTTTGTATTGAATTTCATTTTTCTTAATTTTAAGTTACAAAGGTATTAAGTTTAAAGGATTTTTTTTAATTTGCAACAAAAGTTTAGTGCCAAAATTTTCCTAAAGTTTATTATCCCTTACTTATATGAAAAAAATTCTTGTTGTAGAAGATGAAGTATCTGTAGTTTCGTTTATTAAAAAAGGACTCACTGAAGAAGGGTTTGAAATAAGTATCGCTTTTGATGGAAAATCTGGTCTTCAGTTGGCTTTAGACAATAGTTTTGATTTGATTATATTAGACATCATGTTACCCGAAATAAATGGATTAGATGTATGTAAATTTATTCGTCAGGAAAACCAAGAAGTTCCTATTCTATTTTTAACCGCTCTTGGAACTCCAGAAAATATCGTTCTAGGCCTAGAAAATGGTGCTGATGATTATTTGGTTAAACCTTTTAAATTTATAGAATTAGTTGCCCGAATTAAATCTTTATTGAGACGCTCAAAAGGAAATCCGAAAAAAGATAAAAACAACGATTACACCTATTCTTTTAATGACTTGATTTTAGATGATTATACCAAAAGCGTTACTCGCAATGGAGAAGAAATATCGCTAACCTCAACGGAATACAAATTACTTTTTTTCTTTATGAAAAACAAAAACAAAGTATTGTCTAGGTTTGAAATTCTCGAGGCTGTTTGGGGAATAGATTATAATTTAGGAACAAACGTTGTAGATGTTTATGTCAATTATCTTAGAAAAAAAATTGACACTAATCAAAACGAAAAAATAATCCATACAGTTATTGGAATGGGTTATGTTTTAAAAGAAAGCTAAAAACCTTCAAAAAACATCAATGAAAAGACAATCTAAAAATATACTATTATTACTCATTCCCTTTCTAATAGTAATTTTTCTTTTTAGCATTTTTATATACAATTCAGTATCTAAATATTCAGAAGATTATTTATTTAAATTATTAGAAGCTAGAGCTTTTAAAGTTGCTAAGGAGCAATTAGACAAGGAGAATGATGAAATCACTAGTGCTGTTTATGATTTGAGCACTGCTGAAAAACTCCCACATCAAAAAGATTTTTTTATTCCTATTAAAGAAAACAATGATTTCATTAACGAATCAAAGAAGATTGGTATTCCTATTTCTTTTTTTAAAACTGTTGTAGATAAAGGAAATGCCAAATTTGTTGATAAAAAATTCTTATACAAAGGCATTCGTTATGAATCAAATGCTGAAAATTTTATCGTAATCACAGCAGCTGAAAATTATTTTGAAATGAATCAAGCTCAAAACTTAATTCAAACGTTGCTTTTTGCTATTGGTGCTGCATTTTTACTTTTACTTTATATTTCATTTTATTATTCTAAAAATATTTTTAAACCAATAACCATTATTACTGAAAAAGTAAAAGAAATCAGTTCAGAAAATCTTTACTTACGATTGAATGATAATAATACCAATGATGAGTTAAACGAATTAGCCAGAACATTCAATCAAATGTTAGACAGAATTGAAACTTCATTTGAAACACAAAATAATTTTATCAGCAACGCATCTCATGAACTTAGGACTCCTCTAACAGCTATTATTGGCGAAGCCGATGTTACGCTTTCAAAGCCAAGAAATCGTGATGAATATATTGAATCCTTAAAAATTATATCGCAAGAAGCCGAAAAATTAGATAATAAGACTAAAGCTCTTTTATTTCTAGCCCAAACTGGATTTAATGGAAAGGTTCAAAAATTTGAAAAAATGCGAATTGATGAATTAATTTGGGATGTAAAAGAAAATCTAGAAACTCTAAATTCCAAAAATAAAATTTTTGTAAATATTGAACTTCTACCTGAAAATCCAATTAAATTAAAAGTCAATGGAAATAAACAATTGCTTCATCTTGCGTTGAGCAACATCATAAGCAATGGTTGTAAATATTCAAATTTTAATACTGTAACCATTTCAATTGGAGCTTCAGATGATTTTATTTATATAGTCATTAAAGATACTGGAATAGGTATTCCAATGAACGAAATAAAATACATTTACGATCCATTTTTCAGAGCTTCCAATACCAAAAACTACGAAGGATATGGAATTGGTCTTCCTTTATCACGAAACATCATACGAATGCACAAGGGAAAATTGATTGTAAACTCCATTGAGAATGAAGGCACTACAGTTCAAATAACATTACCTACATGGCAATCACTTGGACTTTAAAAAACATAATTTCAGAAAAAATTAAGATTATTAACTAAATTTTATATTTTTCTAATTCTATTCTAATCTTAACATCTATATTTTAATTACATTCTAATCTTACCTTAAAACGGCTCTAACTTCGTACTTCTAAATTTGCAATATAAATTATTAACAACTTAGAAGTTATGAAAAAGACAATTTTAATTCCAACAGATTTTACAGTTCAATCACTAAATATTTTAAAATCAATTTTAAGTTCAAATCCATCAAATAATACATATAATATTATTCTTTTACATGGATTTAATTTAAGTGATTCAATTACGGATTTACTTTTCTTTTCTAAATTCCAACAGATAAATTCATTGTCTTCACCAGAATTTAAAGAAGCTTGTGAAGTGATTAAAAACAAATTTGCATCTCAAATAAATTCAATGACTATGGATTTATTTACAGGCTACACTATTTCTTCATTTAATAATTATATCGAAATAAATAAAATTGATGAAATTATTATGTCAGATATAGAGCCATCATTTAGTCATAAAAGCAGTTTCAATTTGTCGCGTTTTGTAAAAAAATGCAAAATGAGCCCTATTACAGTTAATTCTTCTATTAATGCAATTTCTCCTGAAAAAGGGAAAGTAGCAGAAGTATTTAGTCAGGTTTCTATTGGATAACCCAAAAAAATAAAAATCATGAAACTTGTATATAAATATTTAGCCTTTTTTAGCGTAGGTTTTATGTTGTTTTTGGCATTAATAAGTGTGGCTAAAAGTCCAGAAAAAATTATTGAAGGAAAATGGGAAGAATTAATTTGGGAATATGAAAAAGTAGATACAAATGAACATTCGAATTATAGTTTCAATAGCATTTCAAATTATGTAAAAAACATGATTAGTGAAAATCTAGTAATACATCAGGCAGAACAATGGAAATTTTTTCCAAACGGAAAATTAATTCTCGAAGGAAACGGTTATTCAAAACAAGTTTCTTGGTGTATGAAAGGTAGAGGAAATATTTTAGAGATTAAATATGACAATCAAAATGTAGAACACTATAATGTAACTGAACTTTCAAAAGACAAAATGATTTTAAATTTTGATACCGATGTTCATGCTCGAGGAATTGCTCGATTAACATTTAAAAAAATAAAATAAAATGCTTAGGAAATACAGTAACAGTAGATCACTTTCTGATAACATAAAACTAGGGACATTAACTGCTTTTACAGCTGGAATGGTAAATATTGGTTCATTGCTTTTATTTTTTTCATTTTCTTCAAATGTAACAGGTCATTATGCTATTTTAGCTTCTGAAATTGTAAAAGGCAATTATTATCAAATTGCTGTAGTTTTTTCTTGGGTTTTTCTGTTCTTTTTTGGAAGTTTTATTTCAAACTTAATCGTCATTCATTACAATCAAAAGAATCCTTACCTTGCTCATTCTCTTCCTTTAATTTTAGAAATAGCTTGTTTGCTTGCGGTTGGTTTTTATGGAGATTTTTTTTACAAAGAAACACTTACTGAAACTGAATTACTTTTAGCATTAATGCTTTTTGCAATGGGTTTACAAAATGGTTTAACTGCAAGTATTTCAAATTTTACAGTAAAAACAACTCACTTAACAGGAACAACAACAGATTTAGGGATTCTATTTTCAATGTTCACGAAAAAAGAATACAGAGACAACAAAGCCTTAAGAGGAAAAGCTAAATTATTATTTTCAATTGCTAGTTCATACCTTATTGGTGCTGTAATGGCTGGTTTTACCTATATGTCCTTAAGATTTAAGATGTTCTATGTGGTAAGTATTTTACTTGTAATTATCATTTTTTATGATCTTTATAAGATACGTTTTAAACGTTTTATACATAAAAGAAAATATGTTAAAATAAATTGGATAACCGTAAAAACTTAATAACTATTAATATAAGGAAAAGAAGAATCAATTACTTCATAAAAATATGATTTGCTCAAAATTCTAAATCTCAATTTAATTAATTTTTTAGAACTTTTTATACAAACTTTTTAATTTGCATCATAATTCCAAGATGAATGCCTTCATGATAATTATTAAATTCAAATGCATTTTGAAGATTTGCTATATGAAATCCTGTTTTGGTTTGATAAGGATTAAAGGTATTAAAAATACCAGCATTAAAATCCAACATTGTTTTTTCTAAAGTCGAAAACAACATTTTTTTGATTTCTAATACTTCTTCATTTGAAACAAATTCTTGAGGTTTTGTACCATTCTGATACTTTTCAATCATTTGCTGAGAAATATTTACTGGCAATCCAGATAGTGTATAAACTAATTTTTGCTGAGAAACTATAACATGAGCAATATTCCATATTAAATTATTACTAAATCCTTCAGGAACTTTATTTAATTGTTCTAGTGAATATGTGTCTAAGAAATTTAAATAAATTCTTCTGCTTGTATCCCAAATTTGAAAAGTTGTCTCCATAAAAATTGTTTTTACGAAGATACTAAAATGATATATTAAAAAAATCCTAAAGTTTAGTTTTTAGCCCTGATGATAATGACATCCTTTTTCTTTTAAATACAAAGAAAAAGATAAAATGAACAGCAGGAACATGGAAAACAAATAAAAACAAAGTCATTCGCTTCTAATTTGTATTTTTGTAAAAAATTTAAAATGAATACTATTTACTATTTAGCTTCCTGTGATACTTGTAGAAAAATTATAAAATCTTTACCTAAAGATGCTAAGCTTAAGTATCATGACATAAAACAAGATCCTTTAACAGAAAAAGAAATTGATGAAATGTACAATCTTTGTGGAAGTTATGAAGCACTTTTTAGTAAAAGAGCCCAATTGTACAAACAACTAGGATTAAAAGATAAAAACTTAACAGAGGTTGATTTTAAAAAATATCTTTTAGAACATTATACTTTTTTAAGTCGACCTGTTTTTATCATTGATGATAAAATATACATTGGAAATAGTCAAAAAGTAATTAACGAAGTGATTTCTGCTTTAAGCTAATGTCTAAAAGAAATTGGGCATTAATAGGAGCTACTTTTGTTTCTATAATATATGGCGCTACTTTCACAGTTGCCAAAGACGTTATGCCTATTTATGTGGCTCCTTTTGGGCTAATTTTAATTAGGGTTTTAGGCGCTAGTATTTTATTTTGGATTATTTCAATTTTTGGACCAAATGAAAAAATCGCATTATCCGATTTCCCTAGAATAATGGCTGCTGCTTTTTTTGGAGTTGCTTTTAACCAACTTACTTTTTTTAAAGGACTTAGTTATACGTCTCCTATTAGCGCTTCTGTTTTAATGGTTACAGCTCCAATAATAGTTTTAATACTATCTGCTATTATAATTAAAGAAAAAATTGAATTAAAAAAAGTCCTTGGAATTATAATAGGTCTTACAGGAGCAACAATTTTGATATTATACGGAAAATCGATTCATAATAATTCAAATGCGGGCTTTGGAAATTTTTTAGTATTTCTTAATGCATTTTCTTACGGAGTTTATCTTATTTTGATTAAGAAACTAATAACCAAATATGATGCACTTTCTTTTATAAAATGGATTTATACTTTTGGACTTCTCTATGTAATTCCTTTTGGTTATGAAGAATTTTCTCAAATTGAATGGCAAACTATTCCAACAACTATTTATTTTAAAATAGGCTATCTTGTTTTCTTCACAACTTTTTTAGCTTATTTAATAAACTTAATGGCAATGCGTCATTTGAAACCAACAACACTTTCTGTTTTTATTTATTTACAACCATTATTTGCAACTCTTTTTGCAATTAGCTTAGAAAAAGACGAATTAAACCCTGTTAAATTAACCTCAGCAGTATTGATTTTTATTGGTGTATATTTAGTAACCCAGAAAAAAAGGACTCCTACTTTGTAAACAATTTGCTTAAAACTTAGGACTAGAAACTTTTTCTTATCTTTGACTTCTTTTTTAAAGCAAAATATGATACTATCTATGACTGGCTTTGGTAAAGCAACTAAACAATTACCAAACAAAAAGATTAATGTTGAAATAAAATCATTAAACAGTAAAGGGCTCGATTTAAATGTTCGAATGCCTTCTGTTTATAGAGAAATGGAATTAGGATTGCGAAACGAAATTTCTCAAAAACTAGAAAGAGGTAAAATCGATTTTTCATTATATATAGAAGCTACTGGAGAAGAGACTTCTTCTAAAGTTAATGTTCCTATTGTTAAAGGATACATTAATCAAATGAAAGCTATTTTACCCGAAGCTGATGCAACAGAATTAATGAAAATGGCAGTAAGAATGCCTGATGCTTTAAAAACGGAACGTGAAGAGATTGACGAAAATGAATGGAAAGAAATCATGGTAATTATCAATGAAGCTTTAGAGAACATTCAAACGTTTAGAAAAGATGAAGGGTTATCACTCGAAAAAGAATTTCAACTTCGAATTTCAAATATTCGCAATTTCATGGAGCAAGCGCTTGCTTTAGATCCTGAACGAGTAAAAAACATAAAAGAACGTTTGCAAAATGCTATTGACGAATTAAAAGTTAATGTAGATGAAAATCGCTTTGAGCAAGAATTAATTTACTACTTAGAAAAACTAGACATTACAGAAGAAAAAGTTCGTTTAACTAATCATTTAGATTATTTTTTAGAAACACTGAATGGAAATGAAGCTAATGGTAGAAAACTAGGGTTCATTACTCAAGAAATGGGAAGAGAAATCAATACTATGGGTTCGAAATCGAATCATGCTGAAATGCAAAAATTAGTAGTGATGATGAAAGACGAATTGGAAAAGATAAAAGAACAGGTTTTGAATGTATTATAAAAGTAATTAGTAACTAGTGATTAGTACTTAGTCGATTTATGCAGGCTTTTGCTAATTACTACTTACCGATTACTAATAACTAAAAATATGAAGAAAGGTAAATTATTTGTGTTTTCTGCGCCTTCTGGTTCTGGTAAAACAACAATAGTACGACACTTATTAGGAAAAGAAGATTTAAATTTAGAATTCTCCATTTCATGTGCTACACGTGAGCCTAGAGGTCAAGAAATAGATGGAACAGATTATTATTTTATTTCTTGGGAAACATTTAAACAGCATATTAAAGACGAAGATTTTATTGAATGGGAAGAAGTTTATACCAATAATTTCTATGGCACCTTAAAATCCGAAGTAGAACGCATTTGGGCCTTAGGCAAACATGTTATTTTTGATATTGATGTTGTAGGCGGTTTGCGAATTAAGCATAAATTTCCTGAAGAAACGTTAGCCGTTTTTGTAAAACCACCAAGTGTAGACGAATTAAAACGCAGATTAAAATTACGATCTACTGAAAGCGAAGACAAAATCAATATGCGTATCGCTAAAGCTTCTGTCGAATTAGCCACTGCTCCTCAATTTGATAAAATTATTAAAAATTACGATTTAGATACTGCTAAAGAAGAAGCTTATCAGTTGGTGAAGGAGTTTATTGGGAAATAGTACTTAGTGGTTAGTCCTCAGTACTTAGTAAAAAGTGAATTTCTAGTAGTTAGTATTTAGATAAAATATTTTATGAGTGGCATTAAGTCTTATAAAGAATTACTTATTTGGCAAAAAGGCATTAGAATTGTTGTTCTAGTATATAAACTAACTCAGAATTTTCCCAAAGAAGAAGTTTATGCTTTGACAAGTCAGATAAAAAGGGCTAGTATTTCAATCCCTTCTAATATTTCGGAAGGATTCGGTCGTCAAACAGATAAATCATTTAATCATTTTTTGAATATTTCAAGAGGGTCTTTAAACGAATTAGAAACACAACTTATTCTTGCAAAAGAATTAGGATTTAATTTGGATGAAAAAATATTTAATGAAATTATGCTTTTGATTGAAGAAGAAAGTAAAATGATACATTCTTTTTCAAAAAAACTAAAAGAATAAAAACAGTAATTTAGCACTAAACATTAAAACTAAGTACTAACAACTAAGCACTATGTACTAAAAATGAAAATCGGATTGTATTTTGGAACTTTTAACCCTATTCACATTGGTCATTTAATTATTGCCAATCACATGGCTGAACATTCGGATTTGGACGAAATATGGATGGTTGTTACACCTCATAATCCTCATAAAAAGAAAAGTTCACTTTTAGATGATTATCATCGTCTACACATGGTTCATTTGGCAACAGAAGAATATTCACATATAAAACCTTCTGATATTGAATTTAAGTTACCGCAACCTAATTATACCGTTCATACTTTAGCCCATTTGCAAGAGAAATATCCAAAATATGAATTCTCTTTAATCATGGGTGAAGACAATTTGAACTCGCTACACAAATGGAAAAACTACGAAGTGATTCTCCAAAATCATGACATTTATGTATATCCAAGATTAAATTCAGGTGAAATGGATGAGCAATTTGTAAATCATCCTAAAATTCATAGAATAGGTGCTCCAGTAATTGAATTGTCCTCTACTTTTATTAGAAAAAATATTAAAAATGGAAAAAATATTATTCCAATACTTCCTCCTAAAGTATGGAAATATATAGAACATAATTTGTTTTACACAAAATAAAAGAGTCTGATTTTAAAATCAGACTCTTTGTTTATTACCTCACTCTTTTACGAATATCTTCCAAAGGATGATCTATCAATAATTTCCCATCTCTGAACACTTCTTTCATTTCGCCTTGTTGTTCTTCATTCCAAGAAACATTATCGGTTAAGGTATAATTTCCATTTATTAAATCGATTTTCATTAAGCCTTTCGCTGATTTTTTGGTTCCGTCATCTGTAATGGGATCTTTAAAAATGGCTCTTCCTTCTCCGTTTACTTCTCCGTAAGTCGCTTTCATGGCAAAGCCAAAAGTATCACGTGTGTTGTATTGATACGTAAACGAACCAATTCCTAAAACGACATTGGTAGACGCAAATCCTTTTTTCTTTAACTCTTCACAAATTTGAGTCGCTCTCTCAATTGTAATACTATCGCCATAAATCGCTCCAATTTGTGGAATCAACTCTTTATAGCCTTTTTCATTTGTGGTTCCTCCAAATGTATCCCAAAGCAATTCTACAACTCCTTTTCGTTCTTGTTCGGATTTTCCTTTTGGATTTCCGCATAAAATTAGAATTGGGTCACCACTATCAGGTCGAATCACTACTTTTCCTTCTCTACTTACGATTTCTTCTTTTAGTTTTGGTAAATAATCCGTCAAAACTTTCCATAAATCCCAAGTATCGGAAACGATAGAAACAATTCCTTTTGGATAGACTTCACAAATTAATCTTTTGAAAGTGTCATATTCTCCTTCAGTTGTTCCCATACACATAACGGAATGTTCAGTTGCTGCTACTGAACCACCTATTAATTCCTTATCTGAATTGGCATTATAATATTCTTCTAAAAATTCAATTGCTGGAATGGTATCTGTTCCTGTGAAACTCAATAAATGTCCGGCTGCTGAAATTACGGCTGCTTCAATTCCAGCCATTCCTCTCATAGAGAAATCGTGTGCTTGCCAATCTACAAATTCGGTGATCGAAGATGTTTCATTAGCATATTTATCCAATACTTTTCGGTATTGTTTCGCAATAGTAGCCGAATTACATGGCATCCAAACCACTGCTGATAATAAAGTTTCAAAATAGTTGGTTAACCAAAAGAATTCTGGTTTTGTATTGTACATCGTGAACATAGGTGTACGAATAGGTACAGAAACTCCTTCTGGCAAAGCTTTAAATACCATTGGAATATAACCTAAATCGTGTAAATCTTCAATATGTTGAATTCCAACTTGGTTTTCACCTAAATAATTATTGATTCTACGGGCATATTTTTTAGCTACTTCTTCTTTTGGTTTATTAAAGAAATGCGTTTGAAAATCTTCTAGTATGTATTTTTTGATAAAATATTGTAAACCGAAGAAAACAACCTCATCAATACCTTCAATCCTTGATTTTCTTGGTGTCCAGTTGGAATAAACTAAGGTTGTTCCAACTGGATATTGTCTTCTGTGATCTACTTTGTAACCGTCGGTTAATAGTAATGGGTTCATAATAATTATGTTTTACTTTATTATTTTAAAAAA
It includes:
- a CDS encoding DMT family transporter; its protein translation is MSKRNWALIGATFVSIIYGATFTVAKDVMPIYVAPFGLILIRVLGASILFWIISIFGPNEKIALSDFPRIMAAAFFGVAFNQLTFFKGLSYTSPISASVLMVTAPIIVLILSAIIIKEKIELKKVLGIIIGLTGATILILYGKSIHNNSNAGFGNFLVFLNAFSYGVYLILIKKLITKYDALSFIKWIYTFGLLYVIPFGYEEFSQIEWQTIPTTIYFKIGYLVFFTTFLAYLINLMAMRHLKPTTLSVFIYLQPLFATLFAISLEKDELNPVKLTSAVLIFIGVYLVTQKKRTPTL
- a CDS encoding YicC/YloC family endoribonuclease; this translates as MILSMTGFGKATKQLPNKKINVEIKSLNSKGLDLNVRMPSVYREMELGLRNEISQKLERGKIDFSLYIEATGEETSSKVNVPIVKGYINQMKAILPEADATELMKMAVRMPDALKTEREEIDENEWKEIMVIINEALENIQTFRKDEGLSLEKEFQLRISNIRNFMEQALALDPERVKNIKERLQNAIDELKVNVDENRFEQELIYYLEKLDITEEKVRLTNHLDYFLETLNGNEANGRKLGFITQEMGREINTMGSKSNHAEMQKLVVMMKDELEKIKEQVLNVL
- a CDS encoding response regulator transcription factor, whose translation is MKKILVVEDEVSVVSFIKKGLTEEGFEISIAFDGKSGLQLALDNSFDLIILDIMLPEINGLDVCKFIRQENQEVPILFLTALGTPENIVLGLENGADDYLVKPFKFIELVARIKSLLRRSKGNPKKDKNNDYTYSFNDLILDDYTKSVTRNGEEISLTSTEYKLLFFFMKNKNKVLSRFEILEAVWGIDYNLGTNVVDVYVNYLRKKIDTNQNEKIIHTVIGMGYVLKES
- a CDS encoding arsenate reductase family protein, which translates into the protein MNTIYYLASCDTCRKIIKSLPKDAKLKYHDIKQDPLTEKEIDEMYNLCGSYEALFSKRAQLYKQLGLKDKNLTEVDFKKYLLEHYTFLSRPVFIIDDKIYIGNSQKVINEVISALS
- the gmk gene encoding guanylate kinase, whose product is MKKGKLFVFSAPSGSGKTTIVRHLLGKEDLNLEFSISCATREPRGQEIDGTDYYFISWETFKQHIKDEDFIEWEEVYTNNFYGTLKSEVERIWALGKHVIFDIDVVGGLRIKHKFPEETLAVFVKPPSVDELKRRLKLRSTESEDKINMRIAKASVELATAPQFDKIIKNYDLDTAKEEAYQLVKEFIGK
- a CDS encoding sensor histidine kinase; protein product: MKRQSKNILLLLIPFLIVIFLFSIFIYNSVSKYSEDYLFKLLEARAFKVAKEQLDKENDEITSAVYDLSTAEKLPHQKDFFIPIKENNDFINESKKIGIPISFFKTVVDKGNAKFVDKKFLYKGIRYESNAENFIVITAAENYFEMNQAQNLIQTLLFAIGAAFLLLLYISFYYSKNIFKPITIITEKVKEISSENLYLRLNDNNTNDELNELARTFNQMLDRIETSFETQNNFISNASHELRTPLTAIIGEADVTLSKPRNRDEYIESLKIISQEAEKLDNKTKALLFLAQTGFNGKVQKFEKMRIDELIWDVKENLETLNSKNKIFVNIELLPENPIKLKVNGNKQLLHLALSNIISNGCKYSNFNTVTISIGASDDFIYIVIKDTGIGIPMNEIKYIYDPFFRASNTKNYEGYGIGLPLSRNIIRMHKGKLIVNSIENEGTTVQITLPTWQSLGL
- a CDS encoding four helix bundle protein, whose translation is MSGIKSYKELLIWQKGIRIVVLVYKLTQNFPKEEVYALTSQIKRASISIPSNISEGFGRQTDKSFNHFLNISRGSLNELETQLILAKELGFNLDEKIFNEIMLLIEEESKMIHSFSKKLKE
- the nadD gene encoding nicotinate (nicotinamide) nucleotide adenylyltransferase, with protein sequence MKIGLYFGTFNPIHIGHLIIANHMAEHSDLDEIWMVVTPHNPHKKKSSLLDDYHRLHMVHLATEEYSHIKPSDIEFKLPQPNYTVHTLAHLQEKYPKYEFSLIMGEDNLNSLHKWKNYEVILQNHDIYVYPRLNSGEMDEQFVNHPKIHRIGAPVIELSSTFIRKNIKNGKNIIPILPPKVWKYIEHNLFYTK
- a CDS encoding YoaK family protein, with translation MLRKYSNSRSLSDNIKLGTLTAFTAGMVNIGSLLLFFSFSSNVTGHYAILASEIVKGNYYQIAVVFSWVFLFFFGSFISNLIVIHYNQKNPYLAHSLPLILEIACLLAVGFYGDFFYKETLTETELLLALMLFAMGLQNGLTASISNFTVKTTHLTGTTTDLGILFSMFTKKEYRDNKALRGKAKLLFSIASSYLIGAVMAGFTYMSLRFKMFYVVSILLVIIIFYDLYKIRFKRFIHKRKYVKINWITVKT
- a CDS encoding DinB family protein translates to METTFQIWDTSRRIYLNFLDTYSLEQLNKVPEGFSNNLIWNIAHVIVSQQKLVYTLSGLPVNISQQMIEKYQNGTKPQEFVSNEEVLEIKKMLFSTLEKTMLDFNAGIFNTFNPYQTKTGFHIANLQNAFEFNNYHEGIHLGIMMQIKKFV
- a CDS encoding nicotinate phosphoribosyltransferase; this translates as MNPLLLTDGYKVDHRRQYPVGTTLVYSNWTPRKSRIEGIDEVVFFGLQYFIKKYILEDFQTHFFNKPKEEVAKKYARRINNYLGENQVGIQHIEDLHDLGYIPMVFKALPEGVSVPIRTPMFTMYNTKPEFFWLTNYFETLLSAVVWMPCNSATIAKQYRKVLDKYANETSSITEFVDWQAHDFSMRGMAGIEAAVISAAGHLLSFTGTDTIPAIEFLEEYYNANSDKELIGGSVAATEHSVMCMGTTEGEYDTFKRLICEVYPKGIVSIVSDTWDLWKVLTDYLPKLKEEIVSREGKVVIRPDSGDPILILCGNPKGKSEQERKGVVELLWDTFGGTTNEKGYKELIPQIGAIYGDSITIERATQICEELKKKGFASTNVVLGIGSFTYQYNTRDTFGFAMKATYGEVNGEGRAIFKDPITDDGTKKSAKGLMKIDLINGNYTLTDNVSWNEEQQGEMKEVFRDGKLLIDHPLEDIRKRVR
- a CDS encoding cystathionine gamma-synthase; this encodes MKFNTKTIHGGQHHEKVTGSVMPPVFQTSTYAQTSPGKPVGEYEYSRAANPTRTALEDALASIENGTRGLAFASGLAATDSVMKLLKPNDEVIAMDDLYGGTYRMFARIYQDFGIKFHFVDMTDLQKLESLINENTKLVWVETPTNPLMKLADIAEISKITKKHNLLFAVDNTFATPYLQKPLDLGADIVMHSATKYLGGHSDVIAGALIVKDKELGEKLHFAQFATGGTLGPMDSYLVLRGIKTLHLRVQRHCENGEKVAQYLNTHPAVKRVYYPGLESHPHYNIAKKQMIGGFGGMVTFTFNSGKMEDAVKFLEKVKVFTLAESLGGVESLANHPTTMTHASVPAEKRAEIGITDDLVRLSVGVEDIDDLLADLEQALR